GGCGCGGGCGCGGGCGCGGGCGCGGGCGGTGGCGCAGACGCAGGCGCGGGCGCGGGCGGGGGCGCAGACGCAGGCGCGGGCAGAGGCGCAATCGCGCATCCACAGTCGCCGCAGAAGCGCGACCCCGCGGGCACCGCGGCATTGCAACGGGGACACGCGGCGGCCTGCGGCATGCCACAGACCGCACAGAAGCGTGAACCTGCGCCTACGGGGCTCGCGCATCGCCCGCAGGGATGCGTCGATGAGATGGAACCGCTCACTCGTCTCTCCTGTCGCGCCGAAGGCATCAGCCCGTCGCTCCCGCCAATTCTCAGGCCGGAGGAGTCTCTCCTCCGCCGTCATTCTGCGACCTGTTGGCCCACGAGATCGTGAAACGGGCGGTAATTCCCCATCCGTTCACACGACGGCAACAATCCGGCAACCGTCATCAATGGCCTTTCACCGAGACCTCTGGTACGCTTCGAGAAGAACAGGTTTCGGAGGCCCGTCATGTCGCCCATCGAAGAGATCGACCCCACCAAGCCCTCGGGCGCGGGAGAAGCAGCCGCGGCCGCCTATGCCGCCGCCCTCGCGCGCACCACGAACGGCTCTCCCGTCGAGGCCGCGACCGCCGGCGGAGGCGGGCAGGCCCTGCCGGACGCCGTGGTCCTGGTGGGCGGACGCCAGGCTGATCGCGCCGCGGAGATGCGCAAGCAAGCCCAGGCCATGCGCCTGGAGGCGCAGAAGGCTCGGGTCGATGGGCAGAAGCAGACCGAGACCGGCGAGAAGGTCAAGGCAGAGGCCACCTCCCAGACGGCCGTGGGCTGGCAGAAGAAGGAGCAGGCGCGCCTGCTCGACGTCCAGGCGAAGGCGCAGACCCAGGCCGCCGACGTTGCCGAGGCCGCGGTGAACGCCACCGAGACGCAGGCCGGTACGGCACGCAGCGAGGCCGACCGCGTGCAGCACGAAGCCCAGTTGGCCCAGAGCCGGGCAGAGCTGCTCATCGAGGTTGGCCAGAACGAGGAATCAAAGGTCACCCGCGAGGAAGGGCTGCAGCTGCTGGCCAAGGCCGGAGCGCTCCAGGGCGAAGCCCGTGTGAAGTACAACCAGGCCGCGGGCAAGCGCGACGACGTGCAGGCATCACGAGCGCGCGCGTCGGCGATGCGCACCGAGAGCAGCGGCACCGTGGCCCAGTCCCGTCAGGAGACCTCCGCGGCCGACGCGTTCATCGCCGCCACAAACGCGGCCCTCGCCCGAGGCAACGCCCTGGTGAGCAGCGGAGGCCGCGAAGCTTCTGAAGCCACCGACCTCGACAGCCACGCGGCGCTCCTCGAGAGCGAGGCCGACATTGTCGAGAAGGCGGCCGAGATCCCGTTCTACCTCGCCTCCGGGGTGTAACCCATACCTCACCCCTGCACCCTCTGCCTCGTAGAGATCGCGAACGAGCAATCATGACTCGATCTGCTAGCCTGCGCAGGGCCTGGCCGACGACGCAGGCACCGTGATCAGCCGCGCGGCTGCTGTGGGCCTCTCAGCTCGAACACTGTTACGGTCTGGGTCTTTCCCCTGACGCTGAAGGTTCCCATTTCGGCCAGATCCCATTGTTCTCCGGCAAGGTCAGCTGTGCTCTGCCCTACGAGAATCCGGGTAACGCTGCTGACCTCTTTGGTGAGTCCCATGATGCGCGACGCGGCATTGACCACATCGCCCACCGCACCGTACTCAACACGCTGCGGCGACCCGATGTTTCCCAGCACGACACGTCCGCTGTTCACCCCGAACTTCAGGTCGAAGCCCGGCTTCCCCGCCGACTCTCGCTCAGCACGCAAGCGCGAGGTTTCCTCGCGCATCTCCCACGCTGCCGCAAGAGCGAGCCGAGCGTGATCATCGCGGGCAATCGGCGCACCGAAGATGACCATGATCTCGTCCCCCACGAACTGCTTGATGAGCCCGTGGTGGCGGAACACAACGGTTGTCATGCGCGCAAAGTACTCGTTGAGCATCTCGATGGTCTGCTCCGGCCCCATCGTCTCGGTGATGGACGTGAAGCCGTTGATGTCGGCGAACAGCACAGTGACCTCTTGCGAGTCGCCCCCCAAACGAAGCCGGCGGGGATCGGCAAGGAGCAGATCGACCACCTGATGCGGGGCGTAGCGCGAGAACGTCTCACGTACGAAGCGACGCTCCTGATCCGCGGCCCTCGCCCTCAGCACGGTCACCGCCGCCCACGTGGCGGCGACCGAGGCCACGGGTGCGCAGACACGCAACCAGAGCGCGTTGCCGTGATAGAGCGCCCCCCCGATTCCGAGCACCAAGAGCGCCAGCACTGCCGCAGCAAGCCCAGACCGCACGGGAGACAGCCGGGCGAACAGGAAAGCGCCCACTGCCCACAAGACGAGACAGAGAGCAAGAACCACGTGCTCGCCCACGGGCAGCAGAAACCGGTTGTCTATCAGAGACGTGAGGAGCTGGGCATTGATGGACGGTCCATCCTGTTGTCCCAGGGGCGTATCGAAGAAATCGTGGCCCGCCTGCTCCTGAGAGCCGAGCATCACCACCTTTCCCTCAAAGGGACGAGCCCCTGGACTGAACGAGAAGCGCATGAGATCTTCGTATGTCCACATCTCGAAGAGCGCGTCCGCCCCATAGAGCGACGTGTTCGCCGGATCGTGCGGACGCAGCGGTCGCTGAAAATCGAGAAAGACCGAGGCGTTCGCTCCGAACGTCCACACCCGCTGAGAACCGAGATCGACGTACCCCCCCGACGCAATGTACCAGGGTCGGCCATCGGCAAGCCCCGAGTGCCTGCGCGGAGTGCCGAGCGCAACCCGTTCCAGGCGCCGCGCCCCCTCCCAGGCGAGATGGGGCAGAAACGCCAGAGGTGTGGGGTCTGACGGCTCGGGGGCGAGCAGCGGCAGGCGGCTGGAGGAAGCCGAGTACACCTGATACACTGAAAAATCTCGCGCAATCGAAGTGCCATCACTGAGACGAAACGACTGTGCGAGGCTCAGGTTCTGCGCGCCACGCGCCTGCGGCAGGGGCTCTTCGAGCACGGTTCTGTTGTTCACGAAATCAGCCCGCGGCATCGCATCGAAGACGATGTCAGGAACCTTTCGGGCCACGTCGATGATCGCGAGCTCACCGTCCCTCTCCGCGCTGCTTGCCTGGTTGGAGCCAAGAAGGACATCGACGAGCTGAACCCGCGCCCCGAGATCAGACACCTTTTTAAGGTAGCGCGCTATCTCGGCGCGTGGAAAGCTCGGGGGATACCCCATCGCGCTGCGGGTGTGGTCTGTAACGTACACCAGAACGACACGAGGGTCGGTGGTGCGTCGACTGCCATGGCGCATGAGCATGTCGATGAAGACGTTGTCGAGGGCGTCAAAGGCCCCCAGCCAGGAGAGCGCCATGAGCAGCAGCACGAGTCCCAGCGACAGACCGTGCAGACGACGCCGGTCGGTGTCGCGCATCACTTCCGGGGAGGCCATTGCCCCATTGCAGACCCGATGGTACAATTCAGGTCGAGCACGTTACACTCCATCTCATCTCCAGTGAGGAACCCTGTTGCGTCATGCGTCGTACCCCTGCATCAGTGTTCTTGAGCAAGCGACGAGGGCTCTCACAGCTCGAGATCATCATGGTCGTGGCCATCAGCGCCATCGTTCTCGCCGTCGCGGTTCCCATAACGAGACGCTCGCTTGACCGCCAGAGCGTTACCGCAACGGGAGCCCGTCTGGTCTCGTTCATCGCTGACGCGCGTTCAACGGCTCGCACAATAGGAACCGTGCTCCTGACACCCGTGGGCGGAACCACCTTCTCGCACTGCCTCGGCCTTCGCACCGACGTGGTGGGCACCACGTCCGCGACCCACATCTTCGCCCCCGAGTCCGGCGTTGTCATCACAGGGGGCCCAGACGTGAGCGGACTGACCATTCTCCCGAGCGGAGATTTCGACGCCAACGGGAGCGGTTACCTCGGTGTGCAGGGAGGATTCTCTGAGAACGCCGCCTTCGTCACGTTCAACGCAGCGGGTACCGCAACCATGACCGAGAAGGCCCCCTCAGACCAGCTCTCCTCCACGAACCTCGGTGAAAGCACAGTCGCCCTCCTGGGGGGGCTTGGGTTGAGCACTGGCTCCACAGGGACATCGAGCGGAACAAGCGCAGGTTCCACCGGGACGTCGAGCGGAACAAGCGGGGGATCTGCGGGGACACTTGCCCCGGCTGCAAGCGGGAGCTACCTGGAGGCTGGCGCGGGCGCTGGAGGCGGCTCAGTCGCTCCGATCGCGGCCCCCACGGCGCTACCCGGGCGATCGGCCGGAAGCTTTCTCCACGCGCCTGACCTTGCAGTGCTCAGAAGCTCATTGCAGTCGACCATCAGTGCGGCGAGCGTGACGCAGGCAGTACAACAGGTGGGCGGCCCCTGAGCGCCATCGGCGGGCGCCTTCAGCGGCGATCACGGCAGCAGCTCGACAAGACGCCGCGCGGGCCCGTCATCCGGCGAGAGTCGAAGGCAGGCATCGAGAGCACGACGGGCCACGGTGAAATCGTTCGCTCGATAGGCCGCAAGCGCACGGTTCCACGACTCCACGGTCGCCTGACGCTGGGGCTCGAGGGGGGCGTCGGTGGTTCCGAGAACCTCGAGCAACGTGACCGTGCCCTCGCGCCCCTTGATGGGCACCTGATCGAGCTCACGCACGTGAAAGGCCCCTTCAGAGCGCGCGTACCACGCATCGGTGGCGATGATGCCCACGTTGTAATCGCGGGTGAGGCGCTGAACCCGTGATCCGAGATTCACATTGTCGCCCAGCACGCCGTACTTCTGACGCTCGCTCGACCCGATGGTGCCCACGAGCATGGGGCCTGCGTTGAGTCCGACACCGATCTCGATGCGCGGATATCCGCGAGACTCCCAGCGCGGCCGCTGCTCGGCCAGCACACGCTGCATCTCGAGGGCGAGCCGGCCGGCGCGCACAGCGTGGTCATGTTGCGCGACCGGCGCGCCGAACACGGTCATGATCTCGTCGCCGATGTACTCGATGACCGTACCCTCCTCGGTCCGGATGGGATGGCCCATCAGATCGAAGTACTCCTTCATGAGCGCGAGCAGCCGAGGCGGCGCCCACTGCTGCGCCAGCGTGGTGAAGCCACGGATGTCGGCGAACACAACGGTCAGGTCGCGCTCCTCGCCCTCGGTGGCCACCTGACCATTGAGCATGAGATCGCGCACCCGCGGATC
The sequence above is drawn from the Pseudomonadota bacterium genome and encodes:
- a CDS encoding zinc ribbon domain-containing protein — translated: MPSARQERRVSGSISSTHPCGRCASPVGAGSRFCAVCGMPQAAACPRCNAAVPAGSRFCGDCGCAIAPLPAPASAPPPAPAPASAPPPAPAPAPAP
- a CDS encoding adenylate/guanylate cyclase domain-containing protein, yielding MYHRVCNGAMASPEVMRDTDRRRLHGLSLGLVLLLMALSWLGAFDALDNVFIDMLMRHGSRRTTDPRVVLVYVTDHTRSAMGYPPSFPRAEIARYLKKVSDLGARVQLVDVLLGSNQASSAERDGELAIIDVARKVPDIVFDAMPRADFVNNRTVLEEPLPQARGAQNLSLAQSFRLSDGTSIARDFSVYQVYSASSSRLPLLAPEPSDPTPLAFLPHLAWEGARRLERVALGTPRRHSGLADGRPWYIASGGYVDLGSQRVWTFGANASVFLDFQRPLRPHDPANTSLYGADALFEMWTYEDLMRFSFSPGARPFEGKVVMLGSQEQAGHDFFDTPLGQQDGPSINAQLLTSLIDNRFLLPVGEHVVLALCLVLWAVGAFLFARLSPVRSGLAAAVLALLVLGIGGALYHGNALWLRVCAPVASVAATWAAVTVLRARAADQERRFVRETFSRYAPHQVVDLLLADPRRLRLGGDSQEVTVLFADINGFTSITETMGPEQTIEMLNEYFARMTTVVFRHHGLIKQFVGDEIMVIFGAPIARDDHARLALAAAWEMREETSRLRAERESAGKPGFDLKFGVNSGRVVLGNIGSPQRVEYGAVGDVVNAASRIMGLTKEVSSVTRILVGQSTADLAGEQWDLAEMGTFSVRGKTQTVTVFELRGPQQPRG